The following proteins come from a genomic window of Archocentrus centrarchus isolate MPI-CPG fArcCen1 chromosome 3, fArcCen1, whole genome shotgun sequence:
- the katnb1 gene encoding katanin p80 WD40 repeat-containing subunit B1: protein MTSMAAASTTKIAWRLQEFEAHSSSVSCLALGKSSGRLLATGGEDCRVNIWAVSKANCIMSLTGHKNPVECIQFNMSEEQVVAGSQSGSIRVWDLEAAKILRTLMGHKANITSLGFHPFGDFLASSSMDTNIKLWDVRRKGYVFRYKGHTQAVRSLAFSPDGKWLASASDDCTVKLWDLAQGKTITEFKSHTGPVNIVQFHPNEYLLASGSSDRSIKLWDLEKFTMIGSLEGDTTPVRCVCFSPDGSCLYSGATDSLRVFGWEPDRCFDVVLVGWGRVSDLAVCNQQLIGVSHQLSSVSSYVVDLKRVKKSGGAAIQGVIQDSQPLTEPKKDPKGTALRKSYERPTTTCGSQRVKHRSDSDRRSPEGERRSPSEDEAEEKLSSAEIHNAEDYKAIFQPKNAISRTPPKMSEPFPAPPEDESILAIGRQLKDVISPFPAKQQAPPLASSTPVQRVEPTVVSSAKRPAPPAAGTASSAPPASTQPPFTTAKTKPEPKIIPSTRNEPIGLNVADFLPSSPSSRSAALNDEEALTQIRKGHDTMCVMLSSRHKNLQTVRAMWAREDIKMALDTAVSMNDLSIVVDILNIINLQPSLWKLDVCVTILPQLDKLLQSKYESYMQTGCTSLRLVMKHFWTLISDTLKATPSVGVDITREERHHKCRVCCKQLKNLSNIAKNKAAQVGRHGSAFKELQLLMAPLDDSP, encoded by the exons ATGACCAGTATGGCTGCCGCCAGCACCACCAAGATTGCATGGCGCCTGC AGGAGTTTGAGGCTCATTCCAGCTCCGTTTCCTGTCTGGCTCTGGGGAAAAGCTCGGGCCGCCTGCTGGCCACAGGAGGAGAGGACTGCAGGGTCAACATCTGGGCCGTCAGCAAGGCCAACTGCATCATG aGTTTGACTGGTCACAAGAACCCAGTGGAGTGTATCCAGTTCAACATGTCGGAGGAGCAGGTGGTGGCCGGGTCGCAGTCCGGATCGATACGAGTCTGGGACCTGGAGGCTGCCAAGA TTTTAAGGACTCTGATGGGACACAAAGCCAACATCACCAGTCTGGGCTTCCATCCGTTCGGAGACTTCCTGGCCTCCAGCTCCATGGACACAAACATTAAG CTGTGGGACGTGCGGAGGAAGGGCTACGTGTTCAGGTATAAG GGTCACACTCAGGCCGTGAGGAGTCTGGCCTTCAGTCCCGACGGGAAGTGGTTGGCATCAGCGAGCGACGACTGCACCGTCAAG CTGTGGGACCTGGCTCAGGGGAAAACCATCACAGAGTTCAAGTCTCACACCGGGCCCGTCAACATCGTCCAGTTCCACCCCAACGAGTACCTGCTGGCGTCCGGCAGCTCCGACAG GTCCATCAAGCTTTGGGATCTGGAGAAGTTTACGATGATCGGCTCGTTGGAGGGTGACACGACTCCGGTCAG gtgtgtgtgttttagcccGGACGGCTCCTGCCTGTACAGCGGGGCCACGGACTCTTTGCGGGTCTTCGGCTGGGAGCCCGACCGCTGCTTCGACGTGGTGCTGGTGGGCTGGGGGAGGGTTTCTGACCTCGCTGTCTGCAACCAGCAACTG ATCGGTGTGTCTCACCAGCTGTCCAGTGTGTCATCTTATGTGGTCGATCTGAAGAGGGTGAAGAAGAGCGGCGGTGCTGCGATCCAGGGCGTCATCCAGGACAGCCAGCCGCTCACAGAGCCGAAGAAAGATCCCAAAGGAACGGCACTGCGAAAGAGCTACGAGAGACCCACGACCACCTGCGGCTCACAGAG GGTCAAGCACCGTTCAGATTCTGATAGGCGGAGCCCCGAAGGTGAGAGGCGGAGCCCCAGTGAGGACGAGGCGGAAGAGAAGCTGTCGTCGGCCGAGATCCACAACGCCGAAGACTACAAGGCGATCTTCCAGCCAAAGAACGCCATCT CTCGCACTCCTCCTAAGATGTCCGAGCCGTTCCCCGCTCCTCCGGAGGACG agTCCATTTTGGCAATCGGCCGGCAGCTGAAGGACGTGATATCTCCTTTTCCAGCCAAACAGCAG GCTCCTCCGCTGGCCTCCTCCACTCCCGTGCAGAGGGTGGAGCCTACGGTCGTCTCCTCTGCAAAGCGTCCGGCTCCTCCAGCTGCGGGCACGGCGTCCTCCGCTCCCCCCGCCTCCACCCAGCCCCCCTTCACCACAGCCAAGACGAAACCGGAACCTAAAATCATCCCGAGCACCAGGAACGAGCCCATCGGACTGAACGTGGCCGACTTCCTGCCC TCTTCGCCCAGCAGCAGATCCGCAGCTCTGAACGACGAAGAGGCCCTGACCCAGATCAGGAAGGGTCACGACACCATGTGTGTGATGCTGAGCAGCCGACATAAGAACCTGCAGACGGTCCGAGCCATGTGGGCCCGAGAGGACATCAAG ATGGCTCTGGACACCGCTGTCTCCATGAATGATCTGTCCATCGTTGTGGACATCCTGAACATCATCAACCTCCAGCC ctctttgtggAAGCTGGACGTGTGCGTGACCATCCTGCCTCAGCTCGACAAACTGCTGCAGAGCAAATACGAGAG CTACATGCAGACCGGCTGCACGTCTCTGAGGCTCGTCATGAAGCACTTCTGGACGCTGATCTCTGACACTCTGAAGGCCACGCCGTCCGTCGGGGTCGACATCACACGAGAGGAgcg acacCACAAGTGTCGAGTGTGCTGCAAGCAGCTGAAGAACCTGAGCAACATCGCCAAGAACAAGGCGGCGCAGGTCGGCCGTCACGGCAGCGCCTTcaaggagctgcagctgctcatgGCGCCGCTCGACGACTCGCCCTGA